The Verrucomicrobiota bacterium JB022 genome has a window encoding:
- a CDS encoding HEAT repeat domain-containing protein codes for MIARLLPLLTLLFITTLSASITEPTPEETRADFEFYASRVAYLYTGAYLYDRIDQPQFILIPREHQQAQNALLQLVTNPAYPVEVLVELLQHEDPKVRTLAAVAIFDREEPSLLPMLAELWDDTSSTFSDPILMSVPYPMPDGRTQIYHEMTVGKIVQQMLTFYMVTGGYRTLHIYTTQEDFYAYWQPRQDRTFCASWFEVQLLRAGRDNPWSVRQRIEQLPPEDKLWTLIYLRSAHGSSRDLVHDRELIDMCRELGSAKIFEILRGAVLTDDPDLLAEESQRTRFDRIRLFVLHNAAKILQPEDADELLAIEQEWNVKGMDPNGEYTSPWYAISAARLNPPEARAILHPAFARMRGASDRDRATICLALWEMVGEEETDFIVEWFYRRDQGTSSRWALESFITEIVQRPQGSMLLAALIEDPRFGSCGWEQLSLFVKATNAVLPSPSITEDELQQARHPLHTSYDWQQEKAWREYPEESRQLEAILEGWRQALRQSVPQLIEAAQADAGT; via the coding sequence ATGATCGCCCGCCTGCTCCCGCTGCTTACCCTTCTCTTCATCACGACTCTGTCTGCCTCCATCACGGAGCCAACGCCCGAAGAAACGCGCGCAGATTTCGAGTTTTATGCGTCGCGCGTGGCTTATTTATATACGGGAGCCTACCTCTACGACCGGATCGACCAGCCGCAGTTTATCCTAATCCCCCGAGAACACCAGCAAGCGCAAAATGCCCTGCTGCAGCTAGTGACGAATCCCGCCTACCCCGTGGAGGTGCTGGTCGAACTCTTGCAGCACGAAGACCCCAAGGTGCGCACGCTCGCCGCCGTCGCGATTTTCGACCGGGAAGAGCCATCGCTCCTGCCGATGCTGGCGGAGCTTTGGGACGACACCAGCAGCACTTTCAGCGACCCGATCCTGATGAGCGTGCCTTATCCGATGCCCGATGGAAGGACGCAAATCTACCATGAAATGACGGTTGGTAAAATCGTTCAGCAGATGCTCACCTTTTACATGGTAACAGGGGGGTATCGTACCCTGCACATTTATACTACGCAGGAAGATTTCTACGCCTACTGGCAACCGCGCCAAGACCGGACGTTTTGTGCCAGCTGGTTTGAGGTGCAGCTGCTTCGGGCCGGGCGTGACAACCCGTGGTCTGTCCGTCAGCGCATTGAGCAACTGCCGCCCGAGGATAAACTCTGGACCCTGATTTACCTTCGCTCGGCCCACGGGAGCAGCCGCGACCTGGTGCATGACCGGGAACTCATCGACATGTGCCGCGAGCTGGGCTCGGCCAAGATTTTCGAGATTCTGCGGGGAGCAGTCTTGACCGACGATCCCGACCTCCTCGCCGAAGAATCGCAGCGCACGCGCTTCGATCGCATCCGTCTGTTTGTGCTGCACAACGCAGCCAAAATTCTACAGCCGGAAGACGCGGATGAGCTGCTGGCGATCGAGCAGGAATGGAATGTAAAAGGGATGGATCCCAACGGTGAATATACTTCCCCCTGGTATGCTATCTCCGCAGCTCGTCTTAATCCCCCTGAGGCTCGCGCGATCCTTCACCCGGCCTTCGCCCGAATGCGGGGCGCTTCAGATCGAGACCGCGCAACGATTTGCCTGGCCTTGTGGGAAATGGTCGGCGAGGAGGAGACCGACTTTATCGTGGAGTGGTTTTACCGCCGCGATCAAGGCACCTCGTCTCGTTGGGCTCTGGAATCTTTCATCACTGAGATCGTGCAACGGCCACAGGGCAGCATGCTCTTGGCCGCGCTGATTGAAGACCCTCGCTTCGGATCCTGCGGCTGGGAACAACTGAGTTTATTCGTCAAAGCAACCAACGCAGTGCTCCCCAGCCCCTCGATCACAGAAGATGAACTGCAACAGGCGCGCCACCCGCTGCATACCAGCTACGATTGGCAGCAAGAAAAGGCTTGGCGCGAGTATCCCGAAGAGTCCCGCCAGCTGGAAGCCATCTTGGAGGGGTGGCGGCAGGCCCTGCGCCAGAGTGTGCCGCAGCTTATCGAAGCGGCACAGGCGGACGCCGGGACTTGA
- a CDS encoding pectinesterase family protein translates to MTQSVLLRCFATGALTSAGLCATLAAQDTRPAVSVTLSTAQIAQGETPTAAETITIAPPGGGWAYSAVAPLEGQTFNVVKRPNPAIGSNSLSTKGTYPVNSATNLALADPNGQPSGVSLSVRLNIQDLDGNTTRTEPNSGSGGSSNLGPNGLMNEVWRIYRGGNSAEYELDGLPANAHYYVYFYGSTGGDGQGCRYTFPAVNSPSDNVLTVETTGGNGGNVFVENASQIEPVESGITWIRVHAKTDATGQLLFTTSKNANNGQYFGGFQLMPYPKATIDVAPPPSPQATHGSEVSIPVIASGDGTLTYFWRKNGQAIPDNPTAITATLVLTDVQPSDAANYDVVITNPGGDVTSSVAVLTVTDEAIAPSIVTAPMAVNATTGGDATFVVVPNGTSPLNFTWQKSLDNENFEDVPNSNSAVLTIHDLTTENAGYYRVKVQNSVGSATSEAAPLTVAPVIVEAPTQAIVERGTAHTVSVEADAGEGAPYPTTYTWTRDGETLNNDTNVQGADTATLQLQGMSPALSGYYTVTASNPAGSVTSAAVYVGVPTTQAVSYAPHSQMTGISIDQQLRLTFPSQPKIGQTGVITIRDAADDSVAASIDVSTFETIVFWSATITNVAERSVQGSDYWYEPVAIHGNEVWITLSPEQRLDYGKTYYVEIEPGTILDSENAAFAGISGPDAWRFTTKANGLETPTPDSGPTTITVAHDGRGDFATLQAAFDWIPQGNTLPRTIRIAPGVYRDNATLAQNRHHVTIIGTGDSRDEVEIYYPYAAFSNGGNRASGTLRIESDDVTVQNLTVDNGVYLEQPTASAPAFAGPINTVATTGRRLVFENVLMKGGQDTLYTIRGIAYFQHCEIWGSVDFIYGEALGVFHHCDIVQIRPVGGPVGAPNTPYDQPYGEVFLQSNFPRALVANGYPYDVNEGSTTFMRPWRQDGATAVINCVVDTHFSTKGWGEWSAAEGSKEVTCRAREYGTTLFGGGIVTPEERHEAGAYWLNTLDPDYTPGMQPSHPSLAPATGTGNRVVVEVDPADYTLEAIFGHSYYGLNGWMPAYPPRITTHPVSQSVALDAPVTLSVEAVGQGLSYQWYQDGVIIPEATGATHTIAAASLGNRGDYTVEITNDEGFAESHIARLEVQSSLADWAAQYGLDASVPGFATSDADGDGLANALEFLLATHPNQADRPQIVAGFNAAQGTHTVTYLRSFAAATLYSEQLQVSTDLATWTPASPGENDVTQTIEPLPNGIERVTLHLTSAQAPLFARLVLQP, encoded by the coding sequence ATGACCCAATCTGTCTTGCTCCGGTGTTTCGCGACCGGGGCTCTCACCTCAGCCGGGCTTTGCGCTACCCTGGCCGCTCAAGATACCCGCCCTGCCGTCTCCGTCACCCTCTCGACCGCGCAGATCGCGCAAGGGGAGACGCCTACCGCCGCCGAAACTATTACCATCGCCCCACCCGGCGGCGGCTGGGCCTATTCGGCCGTCGCGCCCCTCGAAGGGCAGACCTTCAACGTCGTCAAACGGCCCAACCCCGCGATTGGCTCGAACAGCCTGAGCACGAAAGGGACCTACCCCGTCAATTCCGCGACCAACCTCGCGCTGGCGGATCCCAACGGTCAGCCTTCGGGCGTCAGCCTCTCCGTCCGGCTCAACATCCAGGACCTCGACGGTAACACGACGCGCACCGAGCCCAATTCCGGCTCCGGCGGCAGCTCCAACCTCGGCCCCAACGGCCTGATGAACGAAGTCTGGCGGATCTACCGAGGCGGCAACAGCGCCGAATACGAGCTGGATGGCCTCCCCGCCAACGCACACTACTACGTCTATTTTTACGGTTCCACCGGCGGCGACGGCCAAGGCTGCCGCTACACCTTTCCTGCCGTCAACAGCCCCAGTGATAACGTCCTCACGGTCGAAACCACCGGGGGCAACGGCGGCAACGTTTTCGTCGAAAATGCCAGCCAGATCGAGCCGGTGGAGAGCGGCATCACGTGGATTCGTGTTCATGCCAAGACCGACGCGACGGGCCAACTGCTCTTTACCACGAGCAAGAATGCCAACAACGGGCAGTATTTCGGCGGCTTTCAGCTGATGCCCTACCCGAAGGCTACCATCGACGTCGCGCCGCCGCCCAGCCCGCAAGCTACCCACGGCAGCGAGGTCTCGATCCCCGTGATTGCGAGCGGCGACGGCACCCTCACCTACTTCTGGCGCAAGAACGGGCAGGCCATCCCGGACAACCCCACCGCCATCACGGCCACCCTTGTCTTGACTGACGTCCAGCCGAGCGACGCCGCCAACTACGATGTGGTGATCACCAACCCGGGCGGCGATGTCACCAGCTCCGTAGCGGTCTTGACCGTGACCGACGAAGCCATTGCGCCGAGCATTGTCACCGCGCCGATGGCCGTCAACGCCACCACCGGCGGCGACGCGACCTTTGTCGTGGTGCCCAACGGAACTTCGCCGCTGAACTTCACCTGGCAGAAGAGCCTCGACAACGAGAATTTTGAAGACGTACCGAATTCGAACTCGGCCGTGCTGACGATCCATGATCTGACGACCGAGAACGCAGGCTACTACCGCGTAAAGGTCCAGAACTCCGTCGGCTCGGCCACTAGCGAGGCGGCACCGTTGACCGTTGCGCCCGTCATCGTCGAGGCGCCGACGCAAGCGATTGTGGAGCGCGGCACCGCGCACACGGTCTCCGTCGAAGCCGACGCCGGCGAAGGTGCACCCTACCCCACCACCTACACGTGGACGCGCGACGGCGAGACGCTGAACAACGATACCAATGTGCAGGGTGCCGACACCGCCACGCTGCAACTGCAGGGCATGAGCCCCGCGCTCTCCGGCTACTACACCGTCACCGCATCCAACCCGGCCGGATCGGTTACGTCCGCTGCCGTCTATGTGGGCGTGCCGACGACGCAAGCCGTGAGCTACGCGCCCCACAGTCAAATGACGGGCATCAGCATCGACCAGCAACTGCGCCTCACCTTCCCCAGCCAGCCCAAGATCGGTCAAACGGGCGTCATCACCATTCGCGACGCGGCAGACGATTCCGTGGCGGCGAGCATCGACGTTTCGACCTTCGAGACGATCGTCTTCTGGTCGGCCACGATCACAAATGTCGCCGAACGCAGCGTGCAAGGCTCCGACTACTGGTATGAGCCGGTCGCGATCCATGGCAACGAAGTCTGGATCACGCTGAGCCCCGAGCAGCGCCTTGATTACGGCAAGACTTACTACGTCGAGATCGAGCCAGGCACGATCCTGGACTCCGAAAACGCCGCCTTTGCGGGTATCTCGGGGCCGGACGCCTGGCGTTTTACAACGAAGGCGAACGGACTCGAAACACCGACGCCCGATTCCGGCCCGACCACCATTACGGTGGCGCACGATGGGCGGGGCGATTTCGCCACGCTGCAGGCCGCCTTCGACTGGATCCCGCAAGGCAACACCCTGCCCCGCACCATCCGCATCGCCCCCGGGGTCTATCGCGACAACGCCACGCTGGCCCAGAACCGCCATCACGTGACGATCATCGGCACGGGTGACAGCCGCGACGAGGTCGAAATCTACTACCCATACGCCGCGTTCTCCAACGGCGGCAACCGGGCCTCCGGCACCCTGCGCATCGAATCGGACGACGTGACGGTGCAAAACCTGACGGTCGACAACGGCGTCTATCTGGAACAGCCGACAGCCTCCGCCCCTGCCTTTGCCGGGCCAATCAACACGGTGGCCACTACTGGCCGCCGCCTCGTCTTCGAAAACGTGCTGATGAAGGGCGGGCAGGACACGCTCTACACCATCCGCGGCATCGCCTACTTCCAGCACTGCGAGATCTGGGGCAGCGTCGACTTCATCTATGGCGAGGCGCTCGGCGTCTTCCACCACTGCGACATCGTGCAGATCCGCCCGGTGGGTGGCCCTGTCGGCGCGCCTAACACGCCCTACGACCAGCCCTACGGCGAGGTGTTCCTCCAATCGAACTTCCCCCGCGCACTCGTCGCCAACGGCTACCCCTACGACGTGAACGAAGGCTCGACCACCTTCATGCGCCCGTGGCGGCAGGACGGCGCGACGGCGGTGATCAACTGCGTGGTCGACACCCACTTCAGCACCAAGGGCTGGGGCGAATGGTCGGCGGCGGAAGGCAGCAAGGAAGTCACCTGCCGCGCCCGCGAATACGGCACCACCCTCTTCGGCGGCGGCATCGTAACCCCGGAAGAGCGCCACGAAGCGGGCGCGTATTGGCTGAACACCCTCGACCCGGACTACACGCCGGGCATGCAGCCCTCGCACCCCTCGCTCGCCCCAGCCACCGGCACCGGCAACCGCGTGGTGGTAGAAGTCGATCCGGCCGATTACACACTGGAAGCCATCTTTGGCCATAGCTACTACGGGCTCAACGGCTGGATGCCGGCCTACCCGCCGCGCATCACCACCCACCCCGTCAGCCAATCCGTCGCGCTCGACGCCCCGGTTACGCTATCAGTCGAGGCGGTGGGCCAAGGGCTGAGTTACCAGTGGTATCAGGACGGCGTCATCATCCCCGAGGCCACGGGCGCGACACACACCATCGCTGCGGCCTCGCTTGGCAATCGCGGCGACTACACGGTGGAGATCACCAACGACGAAGGCTTTGCCGAAAGCCACATCGCCCGGCTCGAAGTACAGTCGTCGCTGGCCGACTGGGCCGCGCAGTATGGCCTAGACGCCTCGGTGCCGGGCTTCGCGACCAGCGATGCGGACGGCGACGGCCTGGCCAACGCGCTGGAGTTCTTACTTGCCACGCACCCGAACCAAGCCGACCGGCCGCAAATTGTCGCTGGCTTCAACGCCGCCCAAGGCACTCATACGGTTACTTATCTGCGGTCGTTCGCGGCGGCGACGCTCTATTCCGAGCAGCTGCAAGTCTCCACCGACCTCGCCACCTGGACCCCCGCCAGCCCCGGTGAAAACGACGTCACCCAAACCATCGAGCCCCTGCCGAACGGTATCGAGCGCGTCACCCTGCACCTGACCAGCGCGCAGGCCCCGCTCTTCGCCCGCCTCGTGCTGCAGCCGTAG
- a CDS encoding class I SAM-dependent RNA methyltransferase → MLKPPKNFVPTPFEYHQEIELTIHDLTNLGEGVGRVDNWVVMVPFALPGERVKARVWRNKKNYSDADLVEVLEPSPDRQDPPCPIFGQCGGCQYQHYSYDRQLDWKTKQIADLIRRIGKLPVYPKIEGAEAPNSHALGVERCHGSPKQYGYRSKITPHYPRPEPGKDFPIGFQYAASRAIIDVPQCPIASDAINAALPGERQRIRDDAPLGKKKMGGTLLMRDAEEGVVTNNRATVTEEVFGKRFQFVAGEFFQNNPHILPDMVQYALDQAAAPLENGTSPRYLCDTYCGVGVFGICGADRFDLVYGVEVSDTAVKLARANAALNQVRNISFFSGESQRIFANLNSPADQTVMLIDPPRKGCDTVFLRQLFRYGPARVVYVSCGPDTQARDLEDFVRAGYMPTRIQPFDLFPQTRHIENVITLDKAM, encoded by the coding sequence ATGTTGAAGCCGCCGAAGAATTTTGTCCCGACGCCGTTCGAGTATCACCAGGAAATCGAACTGACGATCCATGACCTGACGAACCTGGGCGAGGGCGTAGGCCGCGTCGACAACTGGGTCGTGATGGTGCCGTTTGCCCTGCCCGGCGAGCGCGTCAAGGCGCGCGTGTGGCGCAACAAGAAGAACTACTCCGACGCCGACCTCGTGGAGGTGTTGGAGCCGTCGCCCGACCGCCAGGACCCCCCATGCCCGATCTTTGGCCAGTGCGGCGGCTGTCAGTATCAACACTACAGCTACGACCGCCAGCTCGACTGGAAGACCAAGCAGATCGCCGACCTCATCCGCCGGATCGGCAAGCTGCCCGTCTACCCCAAGATCGAAGGCGCCGAGGCCCCCAACTCCCACGCACTGGGGGTCGAGCGCTGCCACGGTTCGCCCAAGCAATACGGCTACCGCAGCAAGATCACGCCGCACTACCCACGCCCCGAGCCGGGCAAGGATTTCCCCATCGGCTTCCAGTATGCCGCCAGCCGCGCGATTATCGACGTGCCGCAATGCCCGATCGCCAGCGATGCCATCAACGCGGCCCTGCCGGGCGAGCGCCAGCGTATCCGCGATGACGCCCCGTTGGGCAAGAAAAAGATGGGCGGCACCCTGCTGATGCGCGATGCCGAAGAGGGCGTGGTGACAAACAATCGCGCGACGGTGACCGAAGAAGTCTTCGGCAAGCGCTTCCAGTTTGTTGCCGGTGAGTTCTTCCAGAACAACCCGCACATCCTGCCCGACATGGTGCAGTATGCCCTCGATCAGGCCGCCGCGCCGCTCGAAAACGGCACCAGCCCGCGCTACCTCTGCGACACCTATTGCGGGGTCGGCGTCTTCGGGATCTGCGGGGCCGACCGCTTCGACCTCGTCTACGGGGTGGAGGTCAGCGACACCGCCGTCAAGCTGGCCCGCGCCAACGCCGCGTTGAACCAGGTGCGCAACATCTCGTTCTTCTCCGGCGAATCGCAGCGTATCTTTGCGAACCTCAACTCGCCTGCCGACCAGACCGTGATGCTGATCGACCCGCCCCGCAAGGGCTGCGACACCGTCTTCCTGCGCCAGCTCTTCCGCTACGGCCCGGCCCGCGTGGTCTACGTCAGCTGCGGCCCGGACACCCAAGCCCGCGACCTGGAGGACTTCGTGCGCGCCGGCTACATGCCCACCCGCATCCAGCCCTTCGACCTCTTCCCGCAAACCCGCCACATCGAGAACGTCATCACGCTCGACAAGGCGATGTAG
- a CDS encoding SNF2-related protein: MWDGLPDLSKNSLVDLAGWTILRAGQDLRREGAVRRVEWNAPHLTGEIRLGGRDFRPTLNLRSLAFAENRCTCGEGRRGYMCEHALALCVEAERRREAGKGPDNAPGQSAPAPKQAAIPAKPGISRSAPRAPESAPSAPVDEAEAPQPTWLKWEFAHGRPLELQVHLPPNLADSAPRDAIMVKLVVLDVKRPKPLEQIVRSELYKLDPQTAVALGWLERWAHGRPASLLQLKRDQLRTLLQALAGKPNVFFVNQPNRPLRWDGGKLPEINHHLGEPERAKEAPKVVSRSQSARGPLTSREREEIIARSASSLPAVPREGEIRRPAKDPVAERRRRLARITGQAHVHSPALEAYRARAEIGQGAGTVLEVDGSEHFLSVRLPSKDDPRHYQLAEILKNEGFRLEASNGRFWLRDRHKTLNFLARYWVKLEKEFDATFTQNFQERTAKLKPANVAVDAARDGRDYRITLRLDAGDAGELEINRALSGGRNYVESPNGDVSLLNPEQLEQVARVQRKLMGQQERPLTPRVSTTVSSAACRDVESILEELDAKLDLPQDWTERSTALKQVGALKAPPLPPEFAQRLRVYQQVGVAWLWHLYRHDLGGILADEMGLGKTIQALGLILCRWQQERNRRDRTPSVVVSPAGLTENWKREAAKFAPQLRVFLHHGNSRLQSPEEFGSFDLIITSYQTLVRDQELFNAGRVGLVIADEAQHIKNRRTMAATALRSLQVPGRMVLTGTPIENSVDDLRSILSFILPGYLAKIPDGLKGDDRAWYDQRHLQQAAPYILRRSKKLVAAELPEKIEQVVPCDLSPRQRELYEQVRIKTEQAIFEMEMSGAAEQKVRFAALTQLLRLRQACVDPRLVNEEAKAGDSAKLAAFREILEECLDGGHRILVFSQFTQALKLLQQFLQKRDINHLYLDGSTKNRASLCERFNKDESIPVFLISLKAGGTGLNLTGADTVVHYDPWWNPAVEAQATDRAHRIGQTRVVTSYKLITTNTVEEKVLELQERKAGYLQDLLDESAASTAKVSLDDIRALLKG; the protein is encoded by the coding sequence ATGTGGGACGGACTGCCGGATTTATCGAAAAACAGCCTGGTGGACCTGGCGGGATGGACCATTCTGCGGGCCGGGCAAGACCTGCGTCGCGAGGGTGCCGTGCGCCGCGTCGAGTGGAATGCGCCGCACCTGACCGGTGAGATCCGGCTGGGTGGGCGTGATTTTCGCCCGACGCTCAACTTGCGCTCGCTCGCGTTTGCCGAAAACCGCTGCACCTGCGGCGAAGGGCGACGCGGCTACATGTGCGAGCATGCCCTCGCCCTCTGCGTGGAGGCCGAGCGCCGTCGTGAGGCGGGCAAAGGCCCCGACAATGCCCCTGGCCAGTCCGCACCCGCTCCGAAGCAGGCCGCGATCCCCGCGAAGCCCGGCATCAGCCGCTCGGCCCCGCGCGCGCCCGAATCTGCGCCATCGGCTCCGGTTGACGAGGCGGAGGCGCCCCAACCGACGTGGCTGAAGTGGGAATTTGCGCACGGTCGCCCGCTGGAGTTGCAGGTCCACCTGCCGCCCAACCTCGCCGACTCTGCCCCGCGCGACGCCATCATGGTCAAGCTCGTGGTGCTCGACGTGAAGCGCCCCAAGCCGTTGGAGCAGATCGTGCGCTCCGAGCTTTACAAGCTCGACCCCCAGACCGCCGTCGCACTGGGCTGGCTGGAACGCTGGGCTCACGGTCGCCCCGCCAGCTTGTTGCAGCTCAAGCGCGACCAGCTCCGCACGCTTCTGCAGGCGCTGGCCGGTAAGCCCAACGTGTTTTTCGTCAACCAGCCCAACCGCCCGCTACGCTGGGACGGTGGCAAGCTGCCGGAGATCAACCACCACCTCGGCGAACCCGAGCGCGCGAAGGAGGCCCCGAAGGTCGTTTCGCGCTCCCAGTCCGCCCGCGGTCCGCTGACTTCCCGCGAGCGCGAGGAGATCATCGCTCGTAGCGCCAGCAGCCTGCCAGCCGTGCCGCGCGAGGGGGAAATCCGCCGCCCCGCCAAAGACCCGGTTGCGGAGCGCCGTCGCCGTCTGGCCCGCATCACCGGGCAGGCGCATGTGCACTCTCCCGCGCTGGAGGCCTACCGCGCCCGCGCCGAGATAGGGCAGGGCGCGGGAACCGTGCTGGAAGTCGACGGCAGCGAACACTTCCTCTCCGTCCGCCTGCCGAGCAAGGACGACCCGCGCCATTACCAGTTGGCCGAGATCCTCAAGAACGAAGGCTTCCGGCTGGAGGCGTCGAATGGCCGCTTTTGGCTGCGCGACCGCCACAAGACGCTCAATTTCCTCGCCCGCTACTGGGTGAAGCTGGAGAAGGAGTTCGACGCCACCTTCACGCAAAACTTCCAGGAGCGCACGGCCAAGCTGAAGCCTGCCAATGTCGCGGTCGATGCCGCCCGCGATGGCCGCGATTACCGGATCACGCTGCGCCTCGACGCCGGTGACGCGGGCGAGCTGGAGATCAACCGAGCCCTCAGCGGCGGGCGCAACTACGTCGAGAGCCCCAACGGTGACGTGAGCCTGCTCAATCCCGAGCAGTTGGAGCAGGTGGCGCGCGTGCAGCGCAAGTTGATGGGCCAGCAGGAGCGGCCTTTGACGCCCCGCGTTTCTACGACGGTCTCCAGTGCCGCCTGCCGCGACGTCGAGAGCATTCTGGAGGAGCTGGATGCCAAGCTCGACTTGCCGCAAGACTGGACGGAGCGCTCCACCGCGCTCAAGCAAGTCGGCGCGCTCAAGGCCCCGCCGCTGCCGCCCGAGTTTGCCCAGCGCCTGCGCGTCTACCAGCAGGTGGGCGTGGCCTGGCTCTGGCACCTCTACCGGCACGACCTCGGTGGCATCCTGGCCGACGAAATGGGCCTCGGTAAGACGATTCAGGCGCTCGGCCTTATCCTCTGCCGCTGGCAGCAGGAGCGGAACCGCCGCGACCGCACGCCCAGCGTCGTCGTGAGTCCCGCCGGCCTCACCGAAAACTGGAAACGGGAGGCGGCGAAGTTTGCCCCGCAGCTACGCGTGTTCCTGCACCACGGCAACTCGCGTCTGCAGTCGCCCGAAGAGTTTGGCAGTTTCGACCTGATTATCACCTCTTACCAGACGCTCGTGCGCGACCAGGAGCTGTTCAACGCCGGGCGGGTGGGGCTGGTGATCGCCGACGAGGCCCAGCACATCAAGAATCGCCGCACCATGGCCGCCACCGCGCTGCGCTCGCTGCAGGTGCCGGGCCGCATGGTATTGACCGGTACCCCGATCGAGAACAGCGTCGACGACCTGCGCTCGATCCTCAGCTTTATCCTGCCCGGCTACCTCGCCAAGATCCCCGACGGGCTCAAGGGCGACGACCGCGCGTGGTACGACCAGCGTCACCTGCAGCAGGCGGCCCCCTACATCCTGCGCCGCAGCAAAAAGCTGGTCGCGGCCGAGCTGCCCGAAAAGATCGAGCAGGTGGTGCCGTGCGACCTCAGCCCGCGCCAGCGCGAGCTCTACGAGCAGGTGCGGATCAAAACCGAGCAGGCCATCTTCGAGATGGAGATGAGCGGCGCGGCCGAGCAGAAGGTGCGCTTCGCCGCGCTCACGCAGTTGCTGCGGCTTCGGCAAGCCTGCGTCGACCCGCGCCTCGTCAACGAAGAGGCCAAGGCGGGCGATTCGGCCAAGCTCGCGGCCTTCCGCGAAATCCTCGAAGAGTGCCTCGACGGCGGCCACCGTATCCTCGTCTTCTCGCAATTCACCCAGGCGCTCAAGCTGCTCCAGCAGTTCCTGCAAAAGCGCGACATCAACCACCTCTACCTCGACGGCTCGACCAAGAACCGCGCCAGCCTCTGCGAGCGCTTCAACAAGGACGAGTCGATCCCCGTCTTCCTCATCTCGCTCAAGGCGGGTGGCACCGGCCTCAACCTCACCGGGGCCGACACGGTGGTGCACTACGACCCGTGGTGGAACCCGGCTGTCGAAGCCCAGGCGACCGACCGCGCGCACCGTATCGGCCAGACCCGCGTGGTGACGAGCTACAAGCTCATCACCACCAACACGGTGGAGGAGAAGGTGCTGGAGCTGCAGGAACGCAAGGCCGGTTACCTCCAGGACCTGCTCGACGAAAGCGCCGCCAGCACCGCCAAAGTCAGCCTTGATGACATCCGGGCGCTGCTTAAGGGCTAA
- the raiA gene encoding ribosome-associated translation inhibitor RaiA produces MNNRANDVIISGNHLELTDALKTMVQEKVAKLFEHESNIIRIRVELGHTPDGRKEKEYSAKGLIEIRGNDMIVNEHSHDLYKSIDGMTQKLDRLLRRRHRLARVKRKQTHAVEIPAGLPKVQTA; encoded by the coding sequence ATGAACAACCGCGCGAATGATGTGATTATCTCCGGCAACCACCTCGAACTGACCGATGCTCTCAAGACCATGGTGCAGGAAAAGGTGGCCAAGCTGTTTGAGCACGAATCCAATATCATTCGAATCCGCGTTGAGCTCGGGCACACCCCCGATGGCCGTAAGGAAAAGGAATATAGCGCCAAGGGACTAATCGAGATCCGCGGAAACGACATGATCGTGAACGAACATAGCCACGACCTCTACAAGTCCATTGACGGAATGACCCAAAAGTTGGATCGCCTGCTGCGCCGCCGCCACCGCCTCGCCCGCGTGAAGCGCAAGCAAACCCACGCGGTGGAAATCCCCGCTGGCCTGCCGAAGGTGCAGACCGCTTGA
- a CDS encoding SDR family NAD(P)-dependent oxidoreductase: MNALQKTLNPYSTVVLTGGSSGIGRSFIEAIQGLNPTAFICNLSRSSPEKKLLSERVRHIKCDLEKRDAVQTLLPILEPWLEERLSAGKLLLINNSGFGSFGPFPEPNLGHQLGMVDLNVRAVVELTGALQPYLERQGGAVINVASTAAFQPTPYLATYAATKAFVLHWSLALHTDWRSKGIQVMALCPGPTESRFFARAGFSQAPNAVRGQTAPQVVEEALRALGKGRSLCVTGGTNRLLAAVSSRLPKALQAPVAQWAIRRSGIVERSEAQKRTQ, translated from the coding sequence ATGAACGCGCTCCAGAAAACACTGAACCCATATAGCACCGTGGTGCTGACCGGAGGCTCATCTGGAATCGGGAGATCCTTCATCGAAGCTATACAAGGTTTAAATCCGACCGCGTTCATTTGCAACCTTTCTCGGTCATCTCCTGAAAAAAAGTTGCTGTCCGAACGGGTGCGGCACATCAAGTGTGACCTCGAAAAACGCGACGCCGTTCAAACCCTGCTGCCGATTTTGGAGCCCTGGCTGGAAGAGCGCCTCAGTGCAGGTAAGTTATTGCTCATCAACAACAGCGGTTTCGGTAGCTTTGGGCCCTTTCCCGAGCCGAACCTGGGGCACCAGCTGGGCATGGTCGACCTTAACGTGCGCGCGGTGGTGGAGCTGACGGGCGCGCTACAACCCTACCTGGAGCGGCAGGGCGGGGCGGTGATCAACGTCGCCAGCACGGCTGCCTTCCAGCCCACGCCCTACCTCGCGACCTATGCCGCGACGAAGGCCTTCGTGCTGCACTGGAGCCTCGCGCTGCACACCGACTGGCGCAGCAAAGGCATCCAGGTGATGGCGCTCTGCCCGGGCCCGACCGAGAGCCGCTTTTTTGCGCGCGCCGGTTTTAGCCAGGCCCCCAATGCTGTGCGCGGGCAGACGGCCCCTCAAGTGGTGGAGGAAGCGCTGCGAGCCCTCGGCAAAGGGCGCTCGCTCTGTGTCACGGGCGGCACAAATCGCTTGCTCGCGGCGGTTTCCAGTCGCTTGCCCAAGGCCCTGCAGGCCCCGGTCGCGCAGTGGGCGATCCGCCGCAGCGGGATCGTTGAGCGTTCCGAGGCTCAAAAGCGGACGCAGTAG